A stretch of the Cystobacter fuscus DSM 2262 genome encodes the following:
- a CDS encoding Rpn family recombination-promoting nuclease/putative transposase, producing MSQRRCQTICTRRFVQRSGRPLLLYVLLEHQSSVDRWMALRMLRYVVRQVERWRQEHPEHALLPVILPLVMYHGPEGAWRAPRRVEDLFELPGESEEERAHWRAWVPRFEYLLDDLTAEREEALKARSGPPLVRLAWLVLRYGRTGELARKLPEWVGLFAQVQAAPEGTEHLLVVIRYLLWTGDKAVHDATGQVLHSVLDEQHAEELMRSYGEELIEQGRQQGLTQGLEKGLARGRAESLLRILALRGIHVEEGARQRILDCTDMDTLDNWFDRVLQATTLSEVLDGGAHASRSKDS from the coding sequence GTGTCTCAGAGAAGGTGTCAGACGATTTGTACGAGACGATTTGTACAGCGCTCGGGCCGCCCGCTGCTGCTGTACGTGCTGCTGGAGCACCAGTCGTCGGTGGATCGGTGGATGGCGCTGAGGATGCTGCGCTACGTGGTGCGCCAGGTGGAGCGCTGGCGTCAGGAGCACCCAGAGCACGCCTTGTTGCCGGTCATCCTCCCGCTGGTGATGTACCACGGGCCGGAGGGGGCCTGGCGCGCGCCGCGGCGGGTGGAGGACCTGTTCGAGCTGCCGGGGGAGAGCGAGGAGGAGCGGGCGCACTGGCGAGCGTGGGTACCGCGCTTCGAATACCTGCTCGACGACCTGACCGCCGAACGGGAAGAGGCGTTGAAAGCACGATCGGGTCCTCCACTGGTCCGATTGGCGTGGTTGGTGCTGCGCTACGGACGTACTGGGGAACTGGCACGCAAGCTGCCGGAGTGGGTGGGCCTCTTCGCCCAGGTGCAGGCGGCTCCAGAGGGCACCGAACACTTGCTGGTGGTCATCCGTTACCTGCTGTGGACCGGGGACAAGGCCGTCCACGACGCCACGGGGCAGGTGCTACATTCAGTGCTGGATGAGCAACACGCGGAGGAGTTGATGCGGAGCTATGGCGAGGAACTCATCGAGCAGGGACGTCAGCAGGGCCTGACGCAGGGGTTGGAGAAGGGACTGGCACGGGGACGTGCCGAGAGCCTCCTGCGGATACTTGCTCTTCGGGGGATTCACGTGGAGGAAGGAGCCCGGCAACGCATCCTCGATTGCACGGACATGGACACGCTCGACAACTGGTTCGACCGGGTCCTCCAGGCCACGACCCTCTCCGAGGTGCTGGACGGCGGGGCACACGCGTCTCGGTCAAAGGACTCGTGA
- the ilvC gene encoding ketol-acid reductoisomerase: protein MTTIYYDKDASLEPIHARKVAIIGYGSQGHAHALNLKESGVKVRVGLHAASRSRAKAEAAGLEVMSVAEAAQWADLIMILAPDQTQKQIYDADIAPHLTRGKALFFAHGFNIHYGQIRPPADVDVLLIAPKSPGHMVRRLYQDGRGTPALIAVHQDATGKAKALGMSYARAIGTTRAGVLETTFKEETETDLFGEQAVLCGGVTALVQAGFDTLVEAGYQPESAYFECLHELKLIVDMMYEGGMGWMRHSISDTAEYGDYTRGPRLINDSVRAEMRKVLKEIQTGVFAREWILENQAGRPVFDKLREQGREHPIEDVGRRLREMMSWIRESKKDSSER, encoded by the coding sequence ATGACCACCATCTATTACGACAAGGACGCCTCCCTCGAGCCCATTCACGCCCGCAAGGTCGCGATCATCGGCTACGGGAGCCAGGGACACGCGCACGCCCTCAACCTCAAGGAATCCGGCGTGAAGGTGCGGGTGGGGTTGCATGCCGCCAGCCGCTCGCGCGCCAAGGCGGAAGCGGCGGGTCTCGAGGTGATGTCCGTCGCCGAGGCGGCCCAGTGGGCCGACCTCATCATGATCCTCGCTCCGGATCAGACCCAGAAGCAGATCTACGACGCGGACATCGCGCCCCACCTCACCCGGGGCAAGGCCTTGTTCTTCGCCCACGGCTTCAACATCCACTACGGGCAGATCCGCCCCCCAGCGGACGTGGACGTGCTGCTCATCGCCCCGAAGTCCCCCGGACACATGGTGCGTCGTCTCTACCAGGACGGACGGGGAACGCCCGCGCTCATCGCGGTGCACCAGGACGCCACGGGCAAGGCCAAGGCGCTGGGCATGTCCTATGCGCGCGCCATCGGCACGACACGTGCGGGCGTGCTGGAAACCACGTTCAAGGAAGAGACCGAGACGGATCTCTTCGGGGAGCAGGCCGTGCTCTGTGGAGGTGTCACCGCGCTCGTCCAGGCCGGCTTCGACACGCTGGTGGAAGCGGGCTACCAGCCCGAGAGCGCCTACTTCGAGTGCCTGCATGAGCTCAAGCTCATCGTGGACATGATGTACGAGGGCGGCATGGGCTGGATGCGCCACTCCATCAGCGACACCGCCGAGTACGGGGACTACACGCGCGGACCGCGCCTCATCAACGATTCGGTGCGCGCGGAGATGCGCAAGGTGCTCAAGGAGATCCAGACCGGCGTCTTCGCACGCGAGTGGATCCTCGAGAACCAGGCCGGCCGCCCGGTGTTCGACAAACTGCGCGAGCAGGGCCGCGAGCATCCCATCGAGGATGTGGGCCGGCGTCTGCGCGAGATGATGTCCTGGATTCGTGAGTCCAAGAAGGACTCGAGCGAACGCTGA
- the ilvD gene encoding dihydroxy-acid dehydratase has translation MSQDTRRNSRAITEGFERAPARAMLKAIGFTDEDLSKPLIGVANTWTETMPCNFHLRRLAEKVKEGIRAAGGTPMEFNTISVSDGVTMGTEGMRASLVSREVIADSIELMGRGHMFDAVVTLVGCDKTIPAAAMALLRLNLPSLVLYGGSIAPGCYKGKDVTVQDMFEAVGAVAAGKMSLEALAEIENVACPGAGACGGQYTANTMALAIEMLGLAPVGYATIPAEDARKDAASVAAGRLIMDVLQRGTCPRDVVTRASFDNAIASVAATGGSTNAVLHLLALAGEMGVPLALKDFDEVSRRTPLIADLKPGGRFAAVDMDRAGGVPLLARRLIAGGFMDGSARTIEGRTWAESSASATEQEGQRVLRPLSEPIRSTGGLVILQGNLAPEGCVVKMSGHERGHHRGPAWVFDREEDAFAAVKERLIQPGSVVVIRYEGPRGGPGMREMLGVTAALVGQGLGDSVALLTDGRFSGATRGLMVGHVAPEAAVGGPIAAVRTGDIITIDVEARRLSVELSAEQISERLRGFQPPPPRYTAGVFAKYAALVSSASEGAITRPPQPQAPSAERRQVAAVS, from the coding sequence ATGTCCCAAGACACACGCCGCAACAGCCGCGCCATCACCGAAGGCTTCGAACGCGCGCCCGCACGCGCCATGCTCAAGGCCATTGGCTTCACCGACGAGGATCTCTCCAAGCCCCTCATCGGCGTGGCCAACACCTGGACCGAGACGATGCCCTGCAACTTCCACCTGCGCCGCCTGGCGGAGAAGGTGAAGGAGGGCATCCGGGCCGCGGGTGGAACGCCCATGGAGTTCAACACCATCTCCGTCAGTGACGGGGTGACCATGGGCACCGAGGGCATGCGCGCCTCACTGGTCAGCCGCGAGGTGATCGCCGACTCCATCGAGCTGATGGGCCGCGGCCACATGTTCGACGCGGTGGTGACGCTGGTGGGGTGCGACAAGACCATTCCCGCGGCGGCCATGGCGCTGCTCCGGCTCAACCTCCCCTCGCTCGTCCTCTACGGCGGCTCCATCGCCCCCGGGTGCTACAAGGGCAAGGACGTCACCGTGCAGGACATGTTCGAGGCCGTGGGCGCGGTGGCCGCCGGGAAGATGTCCCTCGAGGCGCTCGCGGAGATCGAGAACGTCGCCTGCCCGGGAGCCGGAGCCTGTGGCGGTCAGTACACCGCCAACACCATGGCCCTGGCCATCGAGATGCTCGGGCTGGCTCCGGTGGGCTACGCCACCATTCCCGCGGAGGATGCGCGCAAGGACGCGGCGAGCGTCGCCGCGGGCCGGCTCATCATGGACGTGCTCCAGCGGGGCACGTGCCCTCGGGACGTCGTGACGCGCGCCTCGTTCGACAACGCCATCGCATCCGTGGCGGCCACGGGTGGCTCGACCAACGCGGTGCTGCACCTGCTCGCCCTGGCGGGAGAGATGGGCGTGCCGCTCGCCCTGAAGGACTTCGACGAGGTGAGCCGGCGCACCCCTCTCATCGCGGACCTCAAGCCGGGTGGCCGCTTCGCCGCGGTGGACATGGACCGAGCTGGGGGGGTGCCGCTGCTCGCCCGGCGATTGATCGCGGGCGGCTTCATGGACGGGAGCGCCCGGACCATCGAGGGACGCACCTGGGCCGAGTCCTCCGCCAGCGCCACCGAGCAGGAGGGACAGCGGGTCCTCCGGCCCCTGAGCGAGCCCATCCGCTCCACGGGCGGGCTCGTCATCCTGCAGGGCAACCTCGCCCCGGAAGGGTGCGTGGTGAAGATGTCGGGGCACGAGCGCGGCCACCACCGGGGACCCGCGTGGGTGTTCGACCGCGAGGAGGATGCCTTCGCGGCGGTGAAGGAGCGCCTCATCCAGCCGGGTTCCGTGGTGGTCATCCGCTACGAGGGACCGCGCGGCGGCCCGGGCATGCGCGAGATGCTGGGAGTGACCGCGGCGCTCGTCGGTCAGGGGCTGGGTGACTCCGTGGCCCTGCTCACCGACGGGCGCTTCAGCGGCGCCACCCGCGGCCTGATGGTGGGCCACGTGGCCCCCGAGGCGGCCGTGGGCGGCCCGATCGCGGCGGTGCGCACGGGTGACATCATCACCATCGACGTGGAGGCCCGGCGGCTGTCCGTGGAGCTCTCCGCGGAGCAGATTTCCGAGCGCCTGCGAGGATTCCAGCCGCCTCCGCCCCGCTACACCGCGGGTGTCTTCGCGAAGTACGCCGCGCTGGTGTCCTCGGCCTCCGAGGGCGCCATCACTCGGCCGCCTCAACCCCAGGCTCCCTCCGCCGAGCGGCGGCAGGTGGCCGCGGTTTCCTAG
- the leuB gene encoding 3-isopropylmalate dehydrogenase yields the protein MKALIAVLPGDGIGPEVVAQGTRLLKAVAERFGHSFELVEAPMGGVAIDLTGAPLPPETLALCQRADAVLLGAVGGPKWDPPAKVRPEQGLLALRKELGLYANLRPVAPFPALHDTSTLKPEVLRGVDLLVVRELTGGIYFGEKRREEDRAFDACVYTVDEVVRVVRDAASLARARRKRLTSVDKANVLETSRLWRAVTERVIREEFPDIELKHMLVDACAMHLIKRPADFDVIVTENMFGDILTDEAAMLSGSIGMLPSASLGANRRGLYEPIHGSAPDIAGRGVANPYGTLLSVAMLLRHSLGLEEEARAVESAVAASLEAGVLTADLVPPGTRPVATQEAGWAVLDRLGGPAR from the coding sequence ATGAAAGCGCTCATCGCGGTTCTTCCAGGGGATGGGATCGGACCCGAGGTGGTGGCGCAGGGGACTCGCCTGCTGAAGGCGGTGGCGGAGCGCTTCGGCCACTCCTTCGAGCTGGTGGAGGCGCCCATGGGAGGCGTGGCCATCGACCTCACCGGTGCGCCGCTGCCTCCGGAGACGCTCGCCCTCTGTCAGCGGGCGGATGCGGTGCTGCTGGGCGCCGTGGGCGGGCCGAAGTGGGATCCGCCCGCGAAGGTGCGTCCGGAGCAGGGGCTGCTCGCGTTGCGCAAGGAGCTGGGCCTCTACGCCAACCTGCGGCCCGTGGCGCCCTTCCCCGCCCTCCATGACACCTCCACGCTCAAGCCCGAGGTGCTGCGCGGCGTGGACCTGCTGGTGGTGCGTGAGCTCACGGGTGGCATCTACTTCGGCGAGAAGCGCCGCGAGGAGGATCGGGCCTTCGATGCCTGTGTCTACACGGTGGACGAGGTGGTCCGGGTGGTTCGCGATGCCGCCTCCCTCGCGCGGGCCCGCCGAAAGAGGCTCACCTCGGTGGACAAGGCCAACGTGCTGGAGACCTCGCGGCTGTGGCGCGCGGTGACCGAGCGGGTCATCCGCGAGGAGTTCCCGGACATCGAGCTGAAACACATGCTGGTGGACGCCTGTGCGATGCACCTCATCAAACGCCCCGCGGACTTCGACGTCATCGTCACGGAGAACATGTTCGGCGACATCCTCACGGACGAGGCGGCCATGCTCTCGGGTTCCATCGGCATGCTGCCCTCGGCCTCGCTGGGGGCGAACCGGCGCGGGCTCTACGAGCCCATTCACGGCTCCGCTCCGGACATCGCCGGCCGCGGCGTGGCCAACCCCTACGGGACGCTGCTGAGCGTGGCCATGCTGCTGCGCCACTCGCTCGGGCTCGAAGAGGAGGCTCGTGCCGTGGAGAGCGCGGTGGCCGCCTCGCTCGAGGCCGGTGTCCTCACCGCCGATCTCGTTCCTCCGGGCACCCGGCCCGTGGCCACCCAGGAGGCGGGCTGGGCCGTGCTCGACCGGCTCGGCGGGCCCGCGCGCTAG
- the leuD gene encoding 3-isopropylmalate dehydratase small subunit produces MEPFRTLRSRTVVLARQNIDTDQIIPARFLKITHRAGLGRWLFADWRYQPDGGPRPDFILEQPEARGAQVLVAGDNFGCGSSREHAPWALVDWGFRAVISSSIADIFSNNAVKNGLLPVRVDAGFHRRLLAEPGAEVSIDLEHRTVRLADGTEATFPLDPFARYCLMNGVDELGFLLGQQEAITRFEEARP; encoded by the coding sequence ATGGAACCGTTCCGCACATTGCGCTCGCGCACCGTCGTCCTGGCGCGGCAGAACATCGACACCGATCAGATCATCCCCGCTCGTTTCCTGAAGATCACCCACCGCGCCGGCCTGGGCCGCTGGCTCTTCGCGGACTGGCGTTACCAGCCCGACGGAGGCCCCCGGCCGGACTTCATCCTCGAGCAGCCGGAGGCCCGGGGCGCCCAGGTGCTGGTCGCGGGTGACAACTTTGGCTGTGGCTCCTCGCGCGAGCATGCCCCGTGGGCCCTGGTGGACTGGGGCTTCCGCGCGGTCATCAGTTCCTCCATCGCCGACATCTTCTCCAACAACGCGGTCAAGAACGGTCTGCTGCCAGTGCGGGTGGATGCCGGGTTCCACCGCCGCCTGCTGGCCGAGCCGGGCGCCGAGGTGAGCATCGATCTGGAGCACCGCACGGTGCGGCTCGCGGATGGAACGGAGGCGACCTTCCCACTGGATCCGTTCGCCCGCTACTGCCTGATGAACGGAGTGGACGAGCTGGGGTTCCTGCTCGGCCAGCAAGAGGCCATCACCCGCTTCGAGGAGGCCCGTCCATGA
- the leuC gene encoding 3-isopropylmalate dehydratase large subunit yields MNPPGPRNLFQKIWESHLVQPETTETPAVLYVDLHLVHEVTSPQAFSLLRERGLRVRRPEQTVATMDHSTPTLPRDAQGRFPMADAEAAAQLSQLEDNCREFGVELHALGTERQGIVHVIGPELGLTLPGSTIVCGDSHTSTHGAFGALAFGIGTSEVGHVLATQCLLQRRPKTMEVRVEGRLRPGVSAKDIILGIIARIGVGGGTGHVLEYTGSAIRGLSMEERMTVCNMSIEAGARAGLIAPDDTTFEYLARRPRAPRGEAWDRAVAHWRTLPSDPGATYDAAVTLDADALEPMLTYGTHPGMGIPVTGTVPAPHQLTDASARDSLERALRYMGLTPGQRLLGQPIDVVFIGSCTNSRLSDLRAAAHVLRGRKVDSRVRTLVVPGSQEIKRAAESEGLHDIFREAGAEWREPGCSMCIAMNGDQAKPGQYVVSTSNRNFEGRQGKGSRTFLASPLTAAAAAVTGQVTDPRELLR; encoded by the coding sequence ATGAACCCTCCTGGACCCCGAAACCTGTTCCAGAAGATCTGGGAGTCCCACCTCGTCCAGCCGGAGACGACCGAGACCCCGGCGGTCCTCTACGTGGATCTCCACCTGGTGCACGAGGTGACTTCCCCCCAGGCCTTCAGCCTGCTGCGCGAGCGGGGCCTGCGCGTGCGGCGACCCGAGCAGACCGTCGCCACCATGGACCACTCCACCCCGACCCTCCCTCGGGATGCACAAGGGCGCTTCCCCATGGCGGACGCGGAGGCGGCGGCGCAGCTCTCCCAGTTGGAGGACAATTGCCGCGAGTTCGGCGTGGAACTGCACGCGCTGGGCACCGAGCGGCAGGGCATCGTCCACGTCATCGGACCCGAGCTCGGCCTGACGCTGCCCGGCTCCACCATCGTGTGTGGCGACAGCCACACCAGCACCCACGGTGCCTTCGGCGCGCTGGCCTTCGGCATCGGCACCAGCGAGGTGGGGCATGTCCTGGCCACCCAGTGCCTGCTGCAGCGCCGGCCGAAGACGATGGAGGTTCGCGTGGAGGGCCGCCTCCGCCCGGGCGTGAGCGCCAAGGACATCATCCTGGGCATCATCGCCAGGATAGGGGTGGGCGGTGGCACGGGACACGTGCTCGAGTACACGGGAAGCGCCATCCGCGGCCTCTCCATGGAAGAGCGGATGACGGTGTGCAACATGTCCATCGAGGCCGGCGCGCGCGCGGGTCTCATCGCCCCGGACGACACCACCTTCGAGTACCTCGCCCGCCGCCCGCGCGCTCCCCGAGGAGAAGCTTGGGACAGGGCGGTGGCGCACTGGCGCACGCTGCCCTCGGATCCGGGCGCCACCTATGACGCGGCGGTGACGCTGGATGCCGACGCGCTCGAGCCGATGCTCACGTACGGGACCCATCCCGGCATGGGGATTCCCGTCACCGGGACCGTGCCCGCTCCCCACCAACTCACGGATGCGAGCGCCCGCGACTCGCTGGAGCGTGCGCTGCGCTACATGGGGCTGACGCCGGGACAACGCCTGCTCGGCCAGCCCATCGACGTGGTGTTCATCGGCAGCTGCACCAACTCGCGGCTGTCGGACCTGCGCGCCGCGGCCCATGTCCTGCGTGGGCGCAAGGTGGACTCCCGCGTGCGCACGCTCGTGGTGCCAGGCTCCCAGGAGATCAAGCGGGCGGCGGAATCCGAGGGGCTGCACGACATCTTCCGCGAGGCGGGCGCGGAATGGCGGGAGCCCGGCTGCTCGATGTGCATCGCCATGAACGGGGATCAGGCGAAGCCTGGCCAGTACGTGGTGAGCACCAGCAATCGCAACTTCGAGGGGCGGCAGGGCAAGGGCAGCCGGACCTTCCTGGCCAGTCCCCTGACCGCCGCCGCCGCCGCCGTCACCGGACAGGTCACCGATCCCCGCGAGCTCTTGAGGTGA
- a CDS encoding 2-isopropylmalate synthase, with protein MSTESTKERVIIFDTTLRDGEQSPGASMNVAQKLQVALALRDLGVDIIELGFPVASQGDFEAVATVAGRVEGPTLCALARANREDIDRTWEALRVAERRRLHVFLATSPLHREFKLKMNQAEVLQRAVEAVRYARERFEDVQFSAEDAVRTEPEFLAEVVERVIEAGATTVNIPDTVGYAMPAQYASLIAYLRRHVRGIERVVLSVHCHNDLGLAVANSLAAVVEGARQVECTINGIGERAGNCALEEVVMALRTRHDFFGVRTGIRTERLYPTSRLLSNVTGLQVQRNKAVVGQNAFAHEAGIHQHGVLMHRGTYEIMRAEDVGFTGNSLVLGKHSGRHVLRQRVKELGYQLDGPQIDKLFEEFKRLADHKKEVFDADLEALLQGFMGPREQPAWKLETLSCVSGVGTVPSATVCLEHSDGRRVRDAACGDGPVDAVFKAVERITGQQVRLCHYQVTSVTDGEDAQGHVDLEVESGTRRFRGRAVSTDIIVASARALLEALNRAAHATTPLPVSSHDVPAMEVSA; from the coding sequence ATGAGTACGGAGAGCACGAAGGAGCGCGTCATCATCTTCGACACCACCCTGCGCGACGGCGAGCAGTCGCCCGGCGCCAGCATGAACGTGGCGCAGAAGCTACAGGTGGCACTCGCGCTTCGAGACCTCGGGGTGGACATCATCGAGCTTGGATTTCCGGTCGCTTCGCAAGGAGACTTCGAGGCCGTGGCCACCGTGGCCGGGCGGGTCGAGGGCCCCACGCTGTGCGCCCTGGCCCGTGCCAACCGGGAGGACATCGACCGCACGTGGGAAGCCCTTCGCGTGGCCGAGCGCCGGCGCCTCCACGTCTTCCTCGCCACCAGTCCGCTCCACCGCGAGTTCAAGCTGAAGATGAACCAGGCGGAGGTCCTCCAGCGCGCCGTGGAGGCCGTGCGTTACGCGCGCGAGCGCTTCGAGGACGTGCAGTTCTCCGCCGAGGACGCGGTGCGCACCGAGCCCGAGTTCCTCGCCGAGGTGGTGGAGCGCGTCATCGAGGCCGGCGCCACCACGGTCAACATTCCGGACACGGTGGGCTACGCGATGCCCGCCCAGTACGCCTCCCTCATCGCGTACCTGCGGCGCCACGTGCGCGGCATCGAGCGCGTCGTGCTGAGCGTCCACTGCCACAACGACCTCGGGCTGGCGGTGGCCAACAGTCTGGCCGCGGTGGTGGAAGGCGCGCGGCAGGTGGAGTGCACCATCAATGGCATCGGCGAGCGGGCGGGCAACTGCGCCCTGGAGGAGGTGGTGATGGCCCTGCGCACGCGCCATGACTTCTTCGGTGTGCGGACCGGCATCCGCACCGAGCGCCTCTACCCCACCAGCCGGTTGCTCTCCAACGTCACGGGCCTGCAGGTCCAGCGCAACAAGGCGGTGGTGGGGCAGAACGCCTTCGCCCACGAGGCGGGCATCCATCAGCACGGAGTCCTGATGCACCGGGGCACCTACGAGATCATGCGCGCCGAGGACGTGGGGTTCACCGGCAACAGCCTGGTGCTGGGCAAGCACAGCGGCCGCCACGTGCTGCGCCAGCGGGTGAAGGAGCTCGGCTACCAGCTCGACGGTCCGCAGATCGACAAGCTGTTCGAGGAGTTCAAGCGGTTGGCGGATCACAAGAAGGAGGTCTTCGACGCGGACCTGGAGGCACTCCTCCAGGGGTTCATGGGCCCTCGGGAGCAGCCGGCCTGGAAGTTGGAGACGCTCAGCTGTGTGTCCGGGGTGGGGACCGTCCCCTCGGCCACCGTCTGCCTCGAGCACTCCGATGGGCGCCGGGTCCGCGATGCCGCGTGCGGCGATGGGCCCGTGGACGCCGTCTTCAAGGCCGTGGAGCGCATCACCGGCCAGCAGGTCCGCCTGTGCCACTACCAGGTGACGAGCGTCACCGACGGCGAGGATGCCCAGGGGCATGTCGACCTGGAGGTGGAATCCGGCACCCGCCGCTTCCGCGGCCGGGCCGTGAGCACCGACATCATCGTCGCGAGCGCCCGGGCCCTGCTCGAAGCCCTCAACCGGGCGGCCCACGCCACGACCCCCCTCCCCGTCTCCAGCCACGACGTCCCCGCCATGGAAGTGAGCGCGTGA
- a CDS encoding branched-chain amino acid transaminase, translating to MDCKHIWMNGKLVAAAEAQMNFLTPATHYGMAVFEGIRCYRTAKGPAIFRLREHIERLHRSATILGWRELPFSVGQLIEACQETVRANGHEECYIRPLLYLGGGGWNLNIDNGQAHVGIAVWSWNAYLGAEAAEKGVRANVSSFTRHHPNVVMTKSKVAGNYPNSVLAKTESVRLGFDEAIMLDTQGMVAECTGENIFIVRGNRVMTPPEGQILEGITRDTVMILAREMGLEVSAQPISRDQLYTADEVFVTGTAAEVIGLREIDFRTIGSGRTGPITQKIQRAYHASVRGELPRAAEWLTYVSGR from the coding sequence ATGGATTGCAAGCACATCTGGATGAACGGGAAGCTGGTGGCCGCCGCCGAGGCGCAGATGAATTTCCTCACGCCCGCCACGCACTACGGCATGGCGGTGTTCGAGGGCATCCGCTGCTACCGGACGGCGAAGGGGCCCGCGATCTTCCGTCTTCGCGAGCACATCGAGCGGCTCCACAGGTCCGCGACGATCCTCGGCTGGCGTGAGCTGCCCTTCAGCGTGGGACAGCTCATCGAGGCCTGCCAGGAGACGGTCCGGGCCAATGGCCATGAGGAATGCTACATCCGCCCGCTGCTCTACCTCGGTGGCGGAGGGTGGAACCTCAACATCGACAACGGCCAGGCGCACGTGGGCATCGCCGTGTGGTCCTGGAACGCCTACCTCGGCGCGGAGGCCGCGGAGAAGGGCGTGCGCGCCAACGTCTCCTCCTTCACCCGTCACCACCCCAACGTGGTGATGACCAAGTCGAAGGTCGCGGGGAACTACCCCAACTCGGTGCTCGCCAAGACGGAGTCGGTCCGCCTGGGGTTCGACGAGGCGATCATGCTGGACACGCAGGGCATGGTGGCCGAGTGCACCGGCGAGAACATCTTCATCGTCCGGGGCAACCGGGTGATGACGCCGCCCGAGGGGCAGATCCTCGAGGGCATCACCCGGGACACGGTGATGATCCTGGCTCGCGAGATGGGCCTGGAGGTCAGCGCCCAGCCCATCTCTCGCGATCAGCTCTACACGGCCGACGAGGTCTTCGTCACCGGAACGGCCGCCGAGGTCATCGGCCTGCGGGAGATCGACTTCCGCACCATCGGAAGCGGCCGCACCGGCCCCATCACCCAGAAGATTCAACGGGCCTATCACGCGTCCGTGCGTGGCGAGCTGCCTCGCGCCGCGGAGTGGTTGACCTACGTATCCGGCAGGTAG